The Triticum aestivum cultivar Chinese Spring chromosome 7B, IWGSC CS RefSeq v2.1, whole genome shotgun sequence genome window below encodes:
- the LOC123159011 gene encoding uncharacterized protein: MALPSTEKKTAAEVVAALELHRHPHGGFYLETFRDPSLTLPKSALPPQYKVDRAVSSAIYFLLPAGEIARLHRIPCAEAWHYYMGEPLTVFEVHDDGQVKMTVVGPDLRKGQRPQYTVPPNVWFGAFLTHDIEFFTDDCSVFVKTPGRDPDLHYSFVGVTCAPAYQFEDDEMATRDSMKALAPNTEAFINYLVPA; this comes from the exons ATGGCGCTGCCGAGCACGGAGAAGAAGACGGCGGCGGAGGTGGTCGCGGCGCTGGAGCTGCACCGCCACCCCCACGGCGGCTTCTACCTGGAGACCTTCCGCGACCCCTCCCTCACGCTCCCCAAGTCCGCGCTCCCGCCCCAAT ATAAGGTGGACCGTGCTGTGAGTAGTGCAATCTATTTCCTGCTGCCTGCTGGGGAGATCGCTCGGCTGCACCGCATCCCCTGCGCTGAGGCATGGCACTACTACATGGGGGAGCCCCTCACG GTATTTGAGGTGCATGATGATGGGCAAGTCAAGATGACAGTAGTCGGTCCCGATCTACGGAAAGGGCAGAGACCACAGTACACGGTCCCTCCGAATGTGTGGTTTGGCGCCTTCCTGACCCACGACATCGAGTTCTTCACTGACGACTGCAGTGTTTTTGTCAAGACACCTGGACGGGACCCTGACCTCCACTATTCTTTCGTTGGAGTGACCTGTGCCCCAGCATACCAATTCGAGGACGATGAAATGGCCACACGCGACAGCATGAAAGCTTTGGCTCCTAACACGGAAGCTTTCATCAATTACCTTGTTCCAGCTTAG
- the LOC123159012 gene encoding protein GET1, which translates to MALAAIFVFLLVCAVHVLESMLDLAKKRGSVSDEQVKLRVAITQLLKESSALSTPSTFAQAAKLKRLAAAKEKELAKLQQSDIKGKQSLHEKYGKVLKATKVLVYGLLVLSFWSAPVATVPNHLLQPFGRMFSWKGVDAATGRVVVGIMPWLFLTSRVSKLLSQKLAPIFLH; encoded by the exons atggccctggcggccatcttcgtcttcctcctcgtctGCGCGGTGCACGTGCTCGAAAGCATGCTCGATCTCGCCAAGAAG AGGGGATCAGTGAGCGATGAGCAGGTCAAACTACGGGTGGCAATCACGCAGCTTCTCAAGGAGTCCAGTGCACTGTCAAC GCCCTCGACGTTTGCGCAGGCCGCAAAGCTCAAGAGGCTGGCTGCTGCTAAAGAGAAGGAACTAGCCAAAT TGCAACAGTCGGACATCAAGGGGAAGCAGTCTCTACATGAGAAATATGGCAAAGTTCTGAAGGCTACCAAG GTCCTAGTCTATGGTTTGCTCGTCCTGTCGTTTTGGAGTGCACCTGTAGCTACCGTCCCCAACCATCTTCTACAGCCCTTCG GAAGGATGTTCTCCTGGAAAGGCGTCGATGCTGCTACAGGACGTGTCGTG GTTGGAATTATGCCATGGCTATTTTTGACCTCTCGTGTCAGCAAATTATTGTCCCAAAAACTCGCCCCCATATTTCTGCACTAG
- the LOC123157330 gene encoding protein PLANT CADMIUM RESISTANCE 7, producing the protein MSFGVDASQDLQLPARASGTDTTTLSAQGDGHDTRVVVKQSVAAVPVRQGWQTGLFDCEDDGCDAFCCSVWFPCAAFACVADIVDQGSEGRCVHFTCYLVAAYFGLWWVYTGWYRRKLRERYGLPETPLPDCLTHLLCHWCALAQEYRELARRGFDVDEGWEGRPRPATAPAATAVPRVQVPMTRL; encoded by the exons ATGAGTTTCGGAGTCGATGCTTCGCAGGACCTGCAACTGCCT GCTAGGGCTAGCGGAACCGACACGACCACCCTGAGCGCGCAAGGCGACGGCCACGACACCAGAGTGGTCGTCAAGCAGAGCGTGGCGGCCGTGCCGGTCCGGCAGGGGTGGCAGACCGGCCTGTTCGACTGCGAAGACGACGGCTGCGACGCAT TTTGCTGCAGCGTGTGGTTCCCCTGCGCGGCGTTCGCCTGCGTCGCCGACATCGTCGACCAGGGCTCGGAAGGCCGGTGCGTGCACTTCACCTGCTACCTTGTGGCGGCCTACTTCGGGCTGTGGTGGGTGTACACGGGGTGGTACCGGCGCAAGCTGCGGGAGCGGTACGGCCTGCCGGAGACGCCGCTGCCGGACTGCCTCACCCACCTGCTCTGCCACTGGTGCGCCCTCGCCCAGGAGTACAGGGAGCTCGCCAGGCGGGGATTCGACGTCGACGAGg GCTGGGAGGGTCGGCCGCGGCCGGCGACTGCACCGGCGGCGACCGCCGTGCCACGGGTCCAGGTGCCGATGACCAGGCTATGA
- the LOC123157329 gene encoding cell number regulator 10 isoform X2: MRSADLPIRVPLAAAEERRAETTHRRRLAGSLSWSKSELAGLRLPPSTNKMSFGVDASQDLQLPASASGTDATTLSAQVDGHDARVVIKQSVAAVPVRQGWQTGLFDCEDDGCDAFCCSVWFPCVAFARVADIVDQGSEGRCVHFTCYLGAASLGLRWVYTGWYRRKLREQYGLQETPLPDRLTHLLCHRCALAQEYRELARRGFDVDQGWEGRPRPAVAPAATAVPRVQVPMTRL; encoded by the exons GAGCCGAGACGACTCACCGGCGCCGGCTGGCTGGATCGCTGAG TTGGAGCAAATCTGAATTGGCCGGCTTACGACTCCCTCCATCGACCAACAAGATGAGTTTCGGAGTCGATGCTTCCCAGGACCTGCAACTGCCC GCTAGTGCTAGCGGAACCGACGCGACCACCCTGAGCGCGCAAGTTGACGGCCACGACGCCAGGGTGGTCATCAAGCAGAGCGTGGCGGCCGTGCCGGTCCGGCAGGGGTGGCAGACCGGCCTGTTCGACTGCGAAGACGACGGCTGCGACGCAT TTTGCTGCAGCGTGTGGTTCCCCTGCGTGGCGTTCGCCCGCGTCGCCGACATCGTCGACCAGGGCTCGGAAGGCCGGTGCGTGCACTTCACCTGCTACCTCGGCGCGGCCTCCCTCGGGCTGCGGTGGGTGTACACGGGGTGGTACCGGCGCAAGCTGCGGGAGCAGTACGGCCTGCAGGAGACGCCGCTGCCGGACCGCCTCACCCACCTGCTCTGCCACCGGTGCGCCCTCGCCCAGGAGTACAGGGAGCTCGCCAGGCGGGGGTTCGACGTCGACCAGG GCTGGGAGGGCCGGCCGCGGCCGGCGGTTGCACCGGCGGCGACCGCCGTGCCCCGGGTCCAGGTGCCGATGACCAGGTTATGA
- the LOC123157329 gene encoding cell number regulator 9 isoform X1 → MRSADLPIRVPLAAAEERRAETTHRRRLAGSLSWSKSELAGLRLPPSTNKMSFGVDASQDLQLPASASGTDATTLSAQVDGHDARVVIKQSVAAVPVRQGWQTGLFDCEDDGCDAFCCSVWFPCVAFARVADIVDQGSEGRCVHFTCYLGAASLGLRWVYTGWYRRKLREQYGLQETPLPDRLTHLLCHRCALAQEYRELARRGFDVDQAFACVQAGRAGRGRRLHRRRPPCPGSRCR, encoded by the exons GAGCCGAGACGACTCACCGGCGCCGGCTGGCTGGATCGCTGAG TTGGAGCAAATCTGAATTGGCCGGCTTACGACTCCCTCCATCGACCAACAAGATGAGTTTCGGAGTCGATGCTTCCCAGGACCTGCAACTGCCC GCTAGTGCTAGCGGAACCGACGCGACCACCCTGAGCGCGCAAGTTGACGGCCACGACGCCAGGGTGGTCATCAAGCAGAGCGTGGCGGCCGTGCCGGTCCGGCAGGGGTGGCAGACCGGCCTGTTCGACTGCGAAGACGACGGCTGCGACGCAT TTTGCTGCAGCGTGTGGTTCCCCTGCGTGGCGTTCGCCCGCGTCGCCGACATCGTCGACCAGGGCTCGGAAGGCCGGTGCGTGCACTTCACCTGCTACCTCGGCGCGGCCTCCCTCGGGCTGCGGTGGGTGTACACGGGGTGGTACCGGCGCAAGCTGCGGGAGCAGTACGGCCTGCAGGAGACGCCGCTGCCGGACCGCCTCACCCACCTGCTCTGCCACCGGTGCGCCCTCGCCCAGGAGTACAGGGAGCTCGCCAGGCGGGGGTTCGACGTCGACCAGG CTTTTGCGTGCGTGCAGGCTGGGAGGGCCGGCCGCGGCCGGCGGTTGCACCGGCGGCGACCGCCGTGCCCCGGGTCCAGGTGCCGATGA